In Myxococcus stipitatus, the following are encoded in one genomic region:
- a CDS encoding alpha-amylase family glycosyl hydrolase, which yields MTRSRLVRSLAVPVLLLSAACGDSEGSIPIRSCDVVLTYAPQQSLQGAVHVAGEWNGFATSALRMEDRGDGVFTTRLEGLEPRDYGYHFVVGKQEVMDPQNPYSRWVRAEEYSRLRVPDCRRPVLELRRFAVTPQGLLDVEVAYLDGTDAAGLESDKVVLSLDGAPIPDALDPSTGRLRLRREGLSEGKHHVKVVAMDAAGRTADPLYLPFWVEPERFRWESGAMYFAFTDRFRNARPENDGPVADVDPIANYAGGDFAGITEKIEEGYFDALGVRTLWISPVDQNPEGRFIGTGGKYYSGYHGYWPSQPRTTQHRFGSLDELRALTSAAHRRGIRVIADLVLNHVHQEHPYWTAHRGEDWFNTSASCVCGTQDCDWEVKRLTCKFTDYLPDYNWRSSDMVDQFTADALWWLEAADFDGFRLDAVKHMDQVAGRTLRGRLRDLTAMTGTEFYLVGETYVGADGRSQLARYIGPRELDGQFDFPLYWPLRESFADGQGLERVDQAVRENEVFYAPGTLNSPFLGNHDVARFISQAAKQLAGAGGDPWSNSRPPATVTDEAAFDKARYAFAFVLTQPGVPLIYYGDEVGLPGAGDPDNRRLMRFGSTLTPLEAKLLTTVQTLGRTRRAHAALQSGARHTLRVEKDLYVFQRSLPDGRGAIIAINRSDLERSVVVEPLGSLAASRAMYDDVFSGGTLQLAGMETLVRVSPRGVAVYVPRAD from the coding sequence ATGACGCGCTCCCGACTCGTCCGTTCGCTCGCCGTTCCGGTGCTGCTGCTGTCGGCGGCGTGTGGTGATTCCGAAGGCTCCATTCCCATCCGGTCCTGCGATGTGGTGCTGACCTACGCGCCGCAGCAGTCATTGCAGGGCGCGGTCCATGTCGCGGGTGAGTGGAATGGCTTTGCCACCTCCGCCTTGCGCATGGAGGACCGCGGCGATGGGGTCTTCACCACGCGGTTGGAAGGGCTGGAGCCGCGCGACTACGGCTATCACTTCGTGGTGGGCAAGCAGGAGGTGATGGACCCTCAGAATCCGTACTCCCGCTGGGTGCGGGCGGAGGAGTACTCGAGGCTGCGGGTTCCGGACTGCCGCCGTCCCGTGCTGGAGCTGCGCCGCTTCGCGGTGACGCCGCAGGGGCTTCTGGACGTGGAGGTGGCCTACCTCGACGGCACGGACGCGGCGGGGCTGGAGTCGGACAAGGTGGTGCTGTCGCTCGATGGCGCGCCGATTCCAGACGCCCTGGACCCGAGCACCGGGCGCCTGCGTCTGCGCAGGGAAGGGCTTTCCGAGGGCAAGCACCACGTGAAGGTGGTGGCCATGGACGCCGCGGGCCGCACGGCGGATCCGCTCTATCTTCCGTTCTGGGTGGAGCCCGAGCGCTTCCGGTGGGAGTCGGGGGCGATGTACTTCGCCTTCACGGACCGATTCCGCAACGCGCGTCCGGAGAACGACGGGCCGGTGGCGGACGTGGACCCCATCGCCAACTACGCCGGGGGCGACTTCGCCGGCATCACCGAGAAGATTGAAGAGGGCTACTTCGACGCGCTGGGCGTCCGGACGCTGTGGATCTCCCCGGTGGACCAGAACCCGGAGGGGCGCTTCATCGGCACGGGGGGCAAGTACTACTCGGGCTATCACGGCTACTGGCCTTCGCAGCCGCGCACGACACAGCACCGGTTCGGCTCACTCGATGAACTGCGCGCGCTGACATCCGCGGCCCACCGCCGGGGCATCCGTGTCATCGCCGACCTGGTGCTCAACCACGTCCACCAGGAGCATCCCTATTGGACGGCCCACCGAGGAGAGGACTGGTTCAACACCTCCGCGAGCTGCGTGTGTGGCACCCAGGACTGTGATTGGGAAGTGAAGCGGCTGACGTGCAAGTTCACCGACTACCTCCCCGACTACAACTGGCGCTCGTCGGACATGGTGGACCAGTTCACCGCGGACGCGCTGTGGTGGCTGGAGGCCGCGGATTTCGATGGGTTCCGTCTGGACGCGGTGAAGCACATGGACCAGGTGGCGGGGCGCACGTTGCGCGGGCGCCTGCGTGACCTCACCGCGATGACGGGCACCGAGTTCTACCTGGTGGGCGAGACGTATGTCGGCGCGGACGGGCGCTCGCAGCTCGCGCGGTACATCGGGCCTCGGGAGCTGGATGGTCAGTTCGACTTCCCCCTGTACTGGCCCCTGCGCGAGTCCTTCGCGGACGGGCAGGGGCTGGAGCGCGTGGACCAGGCCGTGCGTGAGAACGAGGTCTTCTACGCGCCGGGCACCCTCAACTCGCCCTTCCTCGGCAACCACGACGTGGCGCGCTTCATCTCCCAGGCGGCGAAGCAGCTCGCGGGCGCCGGGGGAGACCCGTGGAGCAACTCCCGGCCTCCGGCGACGGTGACGGACGAGGCGGCCTTCGACAAGGCCCGCTATGCCTTCGCCTTCGTGCTGACCCAGCCTGGCGTGCCGCTCATCTACTACGGCGACGAGGTGGGCCTGCCCGGTGCGGGCGACCCCGACAACCGCCGGCTCATGCGGTTCGGGTCCACGCTGACGCCGCTGGAGGCGAAGCTGCTCACCACCGTGCAGACGCTGGGGCGGACGCGGCGGGCCCATGCGGCGCTCCAGTCGGGCGCCCGTCACACGCTGCGCGTGGAGAAGGACCTGTACGTGTTCCAGCGCTCGCTGCCGGATGGACGCGGGGCGATCATCGCCATCAACCGCAGCGACCTGGAGCGCTCGGTGGTGGTGGAGCCGCTGGGGAGCCTGGCGGCGAGCCGCGCGATGTACGACGACGTCTTCAGCGGAGGAACGCTCCAGCTCGCCGGCATGGAGACCCTGGTGAGGGTCTCTCCGCGCGGCGTGGCCGTCTACGTGCCTCGCGCCGACTAG
- a CDS encoding PHP domain-containing protein, whose protein sequence is MLIDLHAHSHLSKGCELDPRAVLERAALFGLDGVAFTETNTQDGCDELFEIGAKSKVKVFVGLELLTDRGQYLCFFPKPELAPEPVQMWGSNREKPWSAAECLPKVKALGAAIVAARPFDRDSPNPAMDYVRSLNVLSAVEGYNARVKQTSNDLAVEAAEALKLPCTGGSDARSSLDEVGRGATFFKRPVETQAQLVAELLKGDFWPVMAGELPRLTRPGEAQAARKQGGGNKRRRGRR, encoded by the coding sequence ATGCTCATCGACCTGCACGCCCATTCCCACCTGTCCAAGGGGTGCGAGTTGGACCCTCGCGCCGTGTTGGAACGGGCCGCGCTGTTCGGCCTGGACGGGGTGGCCTTCACCGAGACCAACACCCAGGACGGCTGCGATGAGCTGTTCGAGATTGGCGCCAAATCGAAGGTGAAGGTCTTCGTCGGGCTGGAGCTCTTGACGGACCGCGGGCAGTACCTGTGCTTCTTCCCCAAGCCGGAGTTGGCCCCGGAGCCGGTGCAGATGTGGGGCAGCAACCGCGAGAAGCCCTGGAGCGCCGCGGAGTGTCTGCCCAAGGTGAAGGCCCTGGGCGCCGCCATCGTCGCGGCCCGGCCGTTCGACAGGGACTCTCCCAACCCGGCCATGGACTATGTCCGCTCGCTCAACGTGCTCAGCGCGGTGGAGGGCTACAACGCCCGGGTGAAGCAGACCTCCAACGACCTGGCCGTGGAGGCCGCGGAGGCGCTGAAGCTCCCCTGCACGGGCGGCAGCGATGCCCGAAGCTCGCTGGATGAAGTGGGCCGGGGCGCCACGTTCTTCAAGCGTCCTGTGGAGACGCAGGCCCAGCTGGTGGCGGAGCTGCTCAAGGGCGACTTCTGGCCGGTGATGGCCGGCGAGCTGCCCCGGCTGACCCGCCCGGGCGAGGCCCAGGCGGCGCGCAAGCAGGGCGGCGGCAACAAGCGTCGTCGCGGCCGCCGGTAG
- a CDS encoding zinc ribbon domain-containing protein encodes MPIYEYACQNCQKIIDVLQKISDPTPAACTACGAEGSLTKVVSRSSFVLKGGGWYSDLYSSTKKDGGGSSSSSSSGGGSSSSSSGSTPAASTSSSTSSTPAPAAASGDKS; translated from the coding sequence ATGCCCATCTACGAGTACGCCTGCCAGAACTGCCAGAAGATCATCGATGTGCTGCAGAAGATCTCCGACCCGACGCCGGCCGCCTGCACCGCCTGTGGCGCGGAGGGCTCGCTGACCAAGGTCGTCAGCCGCTCCAGCTTCGTCCTCAAGGGCGGCGGCTGGTACTCCGACCTGTACAGCTCCACCAAGAAGGATGGCGGCGGTTCGTCGTCCTCGAGCTCCAGCGGTGGCGGTTCGTCGTCGTCGAGCTCGGGCAGCACGCCCGCCGCCTCGACCTCGTCGAGCACCAGTAGCACCCCGGCGCCCGCGGCGGCGTCTGGCGACAAGAGCTAG
- a CDS encoding transcriptional repressor, with amino-acid sequence MQGHDHDHEDIKDKDEVLARYMAQHGLKSTRQRSLIIDTFFAVGGHLSVEELWNKVREQDAKVSVATVYRTMKLLNECGLAHARNFGDGQTRYEAAAGRDHHDHLICTRCGTIVEFENDRIETLQDAVARKHGFTVTSHKMELYGLCRDCQRSGARASEA; translated from the coding sequence ATGCAGGGCCACGACCACGACCACGAAGATATCAAGGACAAGGACGAGGTGCTCGCCCGCTACATGGCCCAACACGGCCTGAAGAGCACCCGTCAGCGCAGCCTCATCATCGACACGTTCTTCGCCGTCGGGGGCCACCTGTCCGTCGAGGAGCTGTGGAACAAGGTCCGTGAGCAGGACGCGAAGGTGTCCGTGGCGACGGTGTATCGGACCATGAAGCTGCTCAACGAGTGCGGCCTGGCCCACGCCCGGAACTTCGGCGACGGGCAGACGCGCTACGAGGCCGCGGCCGGGAGAGACCACCACGACCACCTCATCTGCACCCGGTGCGGCACCATCGTCGAGTTCGAGAACGACCGCATCGAGACGCTCCAGGACGCGGTGGCGCGCAAGCACGGCTTCACGGTGACGTCCCACAAGATGGAGCTGTACGGGCTGTGCCGGGACTGTCAGCGCTCGGGCGCCCGGGCATCGGAAGCGTGA
- a CDS encoding TlpA disulfide reductase family protein has protein sequence MSSAARALACVLLLAVAGCRGSRPVDAGPAFLQALALPSVGPTPHDVRKLAGKVVLVSFFATWCFPCLAEMPTLEALQRDYGAQGFQVVAVGMDLEGAKVLVPFAEHYAPRYPVLLASEWMIAGRSAFGPIKGLPSTVLLDRHGRAVAAWQGVEGHTKVAEAVEKLLKD, from the coding sequence ATGAGCTCCGCCGCGCGGGCCCTGGCGTGTGTCCTCCTGCTCGCGGTCGCGGGGTGCCGAGGCTCGCGGCCCGTGGACGCCGGACCCGCCTTCCTTCAGGCGCTGGCCCTCCCGTCGGTGGGCCCCACGCCTCATGACGTCCGCAAGCTCGCGGGCAAGGTCGTCCTGGTCTCCTTCTTCGCGACGTGGTGCTTCCCGTGTCTGGCGGAGATGCCCACGCTCGAGGCGCTCCAGCGGGACTACGGCGCCCAGGGCTTCCAAGTGGTGGCGGTGGGCATGGACCTGGAAGGCGCCAAGGTCCTCGTGCCGTTCGCCGAGCACTACGCGCCTCGCTATCCGGTGCTCCTCGCGTCGGAGTGGATGATCGCCGGGCGCAGTGCGTTTGGACCCATCAAGGGGTTGCCCAGCACCGTCCTGTTGGACCGCCATGGCCGCGCGGTGGCGGCGTGGCAGGGCGTGGAGGGCCACACCAAGGTGGCCGAGGCCGTCGAGAAGCTGCTGAAGGACTGA
- a CDS encoding septum formation initiator family protein, with the protein MTARGKLLVVAVGVAGALSLLSVADAKGFRRYLSLRQDLEGMQQRNATVAEQNEALRQEIAALRKDPAALERAVREELGYVKPGELVFHLESP; encoded by the coding sequence ATGACGGCGCGCGGAAAGCTCCTGGTGGTGGCGGTAGGTGTGGCGGGGGCCTTGAGCCTGCTGTCAGTGGCGGATGCCAAGGGCTTCCGGCGCTACCTCTCCTTGCGGCAGGACCTCGAGGGGATGCAGCAGCGCAACGCCACGGTGGCCGAGCAGAACGAGGCGCTGCGACAAGAGATCGCCGCCTTGCGCAAGGACCCCGCGGCGTTGGAGCGGGCCGTTCGTGAAGAGCTCGGTTATGTGAAGCCGGGCGAGCTCGTCTTTCATCTGGAGTCGCCATGA
- a CDS encoding diguanylate cyclase, whose translation MTSLSAFPSPGKLLRHAVRSIPAVAGISTFIHLARGGFRGLHTLGWTEAALVLCLLVGIAVAAWRRAMRGSVGAVIDLRDDLELGGGLVAAGFIVVAIGGGELFPIVYLLMAFLVAFLPRNAGLTLLGVALVFDALVTLGGPVPNAASFAMHSAFLILFACLYHLVLASRIAVARRAENDAVQKRIREVEERARTFRLVSSGTHDSFSGMSSDEKWLVASVKEIEGAVQAALEIAETGLRTHTCAAFLLASDDRSLKLYDCRSGSERVQRDRFGAGEGIIGGVLKRRAPVRMNSAQGLKGVTYYEGGGPAVQALLAVPIIEGSGLVRGVLVADRLGNEPFSDQDEKLLTTIAGEVLRSIEVERVMTYIRKTRDEKDRFFRAIEELNRAGSPEQVFAAVLESTRQLAGLDFCAVTLVSEVDGKRMHRVARMTGVTAQGKALEGRSFPDNNGLVSNVVRYGAPLPGRDLKAMNQQIIFDDETQIRGLGALKIFPLVAGDRILGTLVAGSRKKANFEQDVLRMIEVIAIQAAQAVLRAQLYEQMERMATTDGLTGLFNHRTFQTKADEILAQARRYQRKCSVILTDVDHFKSVNDTYGHPTGDQVLKGVARIIKSMARDTDIVARYGGEEFVIVMPETDAKGAYTISERIREAVKAEVFQTEMGPLKITMSLGIATFPDNGMEKQQLIDLADQCLYHSKRNGRNQSVTVAIMQGGRKLQAVEA comes from the coding sequence ATGACGTCGCTGAGCGCGTTTCCGTCGCCCGGGAAGTTGCTGCGTCATGCCGTGCGGTCGATTCCCGCCGTGGCGGGTATCTCCACGTTCATCCATCTGGCGCGCGGAGGTTTCCGCGGTCTGCACACGTTGGGGTGGACGGAGGCCGCGCTGGTGCTGTGCCTGTTGGTGGGCATCGCGGTGGCGGCGTGGCGCCGCGCCATGCGGGGCTCGGTGGGCGCGGTCATCGACCTGCGCGATGACCTGGAGCTGGGGGGCGGGCTGGTGGCCGCCGGCTTCATCGTCGTGGCCATCGGGGGAGGGGAGCTGTTCCCCATCGTCTACCTGCTGATGGCGTTCCTGGTGGCCTTCCTGCCTCGCAACGCGGGGCTCACGCTGCTGGGCGTGGCGCTGGTGTTCGACGCGCTGGTGACGCTGGGCGGGCCGGTGCCGAACGCCGCGAGCTTCGCGATGCACTCGGCGTTCCTCATCCTCTTCGCGTGCCTCTATCACCTGGTCCTGGCGTCCCGCATCGCGGTGGCCCGCCGGGCGGAGAACGACGCGGTGCAGAAGCGCATCCGCGAGGTGGAGGAGCGCGCGCGCACCTTCCGTCTGGTGAGCTCCGGCACGCACGACAGCTTCAGCGGCATGAGCTCCGACGAGAAGTGGCTGGTCGCGTCGGTGAAGGAGATTGAAGGCGCGGTGCAGGCCGCGCTGGAGATCGCCGAGACGGGCCTGCGCACGCACACCTGCGCGGCGTTCCTGCTGGCCTCCGACGACCGGAGCCTCAAGCTCTACGACTGCCGCTCGGGTTCGGAGCGGGTGCAGCGCGACCGCTTCGGCGCGGGTGAGGGCATCATCGGCGGCGTGCTGAAGCGCCGCGCGCCGGTGCGGATGAACTCCGCGCAGGGGCTCAAGGGCGTGACGTACTACGAGGGCGGAGGCCCCGCGGTGCAGGCGCTGCTGGCGGTCCCCATCATCGAGGGCAGCGGCCTGGTGCGCGGTGTGCTCGTGGCGGACCGGTTGGGCAACGAGCCGTTCAGCGACCAGGACGAGAAGCTGCTCACGACCATCGCGGGCGAGGTGCTGCGCTCCATCGAGGTCGAGCGGGTGATGACGTACATCCGCAAGACGCGCGACGAGAAGGACCGCTTCTTCCGCGCCATCGAGGAGTTGAACCGCGCGGGCAGCCCCGAGCAGGTCTTCGCGGCGGTGCTGGAGAGCACCCGTCAGCTGGCGGGGCTGGACTTCTGCGCGGTGACGCTGGTGTCCGAGGTGGACGGCAAGCGGATGCACCGCGTGGCGCGGATGACGGGCGTCACGGCGCAGGGCAAGGCGCTCGAGGGGCGCTCGTTCCCGGACAACAACGGCCTGGTCTCCAACGTGGTGCGCTACGGCGCGCCGCTGCCGGGGCGGGACCTCAAGGCGATGAACCAGCAGATCATCTTCGACGACGAGACGCAGATTCGCGGGCTCGGCGCGCTGAAGATCTTCCCGCTGGTGGCGGGAGACCGCATCCTGGGCACGCTGGTGGCGGGTTCGCGCAAGAAGGCGAACTTCGAGCAGGACGTGCTGCGGATGATCGAGGTCATCGCCATCCAGGCCGCGCAGGCGGTGTTGCGCGCGCAGCTCTACGAGCAGATGGAGCGGATGGCGACGACGGACGGCCTCACCGGCCTGTTCAACCACCGCACCTTCCAGACGAAGGCGGATGAAATCCTGGCCCAGGCGCGCCGCTATCAGCGCAAGTGCTCCGTCATCCTCACGGACGTGGACCACTTCAAGAGCGTCAACGACACCTACGGCCACCCGACGGGTGACCAGGTGCTCAAGGGCGTGGCGCGCATCATCAAGTCGATGGCTCGCGATACGGACATCGTCGCCCGCTACGGCGGCGAGGAGTTCGTCATCGTCATGCCGGAGACGGACGCCAAGGGCGCCTACACCATCTCCGAGCGGATTCGCGAGGCGGTGAAGGCGGAGGTCTTCCAGACCGAGATGGGGCCGCTGAAGATCACGATGTCGCTGGGCATCGCCACCTTCCCGGACAACGGGATGGAGAAGCAGCAGCTCATCGACCTGGCGGACCAGTGCCTCTACCACTCGAAGCGCAACGGCCGGAACCAGTCCGTCACCGTGGCCATCATGCAGGGCGGCCGGAAGCTCCAGGCGGTCGAGGCGTAG
- a CDS encoding class I SAM-dependent methyltransferase encodes MSPVPLAVTTSTKVDDVQIQEARTVAERWGLPFMRRRAKEGIASWLGTKTEALIVVGGDGVTLWEPEGSFGFAAGMAHLRRMRLRAGEPDTFVKVAELRPGNSVLDCTLGLGQDALVAALAVGPSGKVVGLEKSLALCVVVAEGLRRYERGEDSCAVDVLHADAHEYLKTLPSKSFDVVFFDPMFAKPKKAQPAFEVLRRFAEHAPLTPEALEEGRRVARRWVVVKGARYTDDLRKLGLTPEPISRFSDVAWGRVAAAPRR; translated from the coding sequence ATGTCTCCCGTGCCCCTCGCTGTGACCACCAGCACCAAGGTGGATGATGTCCAGATCCAGGAGGCGCGGACTGTCGCGGAGCGCTGGGGCCTTCCGTTCATGCGTCGCCGCGCCAAGGAAGGCATCGCCTCCTGGTTGGGGACGAAGACGGAGGCCTTGATTGTCGTGGGTGGGGATGGCGTGACGCTGTGGGAGCCGGAGGGCTCCTTCGGCTTCGCCGCGGGCATGGCGCACTTGAGGCGGATGCGGCTGCGCGCGGGCGAGCCGGACACCTTCGTGAAGGTGGCGGAGCTTCGTCCTGGAAACTCGGTGCTGGACTGCACGTTGGGGCTCGGGCAGGACGCGTTGGTGGCGGCCCTGGCCGTCGGCCCTTCCGGGAAGGTGGTGGGACTGGAGAAGAGTCTCGCGCTCTGTGTCGTCGTGGCGGAAGGGCTTCGGCGGTACGAGCGGGGCGAGGATTCGTGCGCGGTGGACGTGCTGCACGCCGACGCGCACGAGTACCTGAAGACGTTGCCCTCCAAGTCCTTCGACGTGGTGTTCTTCGACCCGATGTTCGCCAAGCCAAAGAAGGCGCAGCCGGCCTTCGAGGTCCTTCGCCGCTTCGCGGAGCACGCTCCCCTCACTCCCGAGGCACTGGAGGAGGGGAGGCGCGTGGCGCGCCGGTGGGTGGTGGTGAAGGGCGCGCGCTACACCGACGACCTGCGCAAGCTGGGGCTCACGCCGGAACCCATTTCACGCTTCTCAGATGTCGCCTGGGGACGCGTGGCGGCCGCCCCCAGGCGGTAA
- a CDS encoding HAD-IG family 5'-nucleotidase encodes MAPTLSPFRPIPGGPSPDPLHGSFRSPLNRARAEAAEQQAQQLLDDEALTRLLTTPREASDTVPRAREIFVNRNLRMSGVELIGFDMDYTLAIYHMRRLEQLSFDMTLAKLISEYHYPSVVGHLLYDHHFVMRGLAVDRLNGNILKMDRFGHVGRAYHGLRPLKSEVSRELYRNKRVRLRNPQFAWNDTLFALPETCLFAGIIELLESLGQTVDYGKLYDDIREAIDTVHRDNSLKREVRKDLGRYVFLDPELGPALHKLRSGGKRLFLLTNSAWDYTDAVMKYLLDGQLAEYPSWRNYFDVVVTAAGKPGFFTDGRPFLELDTSTEEGRSVGEATSLDRGKVYSGGNLARFEELTGYRGEHILYVGDHIYGDILKSKKSSLWRTCMVVQEIEDEITYTATRQNEIGTLTQMEILRERLDDEVNHHKTLLNVLERRLEREPLSSAERESLDEQRRQLKSELDRMRRALKEATHIADTLEEDVEEGFNPYWGLLFKEGSENSRFGYQVEQYACLYTSRVSNFLHHSPMQYYRSPRDQMPHEQAGALSARLSPMGSEGPPKGAGKD; translated from the coding sequence GTGGCTCCAACCCTGTCCCCCTTCCGTCCCATCCCGGGCGGGCCCTCGCCGGACCCGCTTCACGGGAGTTTTCGTTCTCCACTCAACCGAGCGCGCGCCGAGGCCGCGGAGCAACAGGCCCAGCAGCTCCTCGACGATGAGGCGCTGACGCGGCTGCTCACCACGCCCCGAGAGGCCAGCGACACGGTTCCGAGGGCGCGGGAGATCTTCGTCAACCGCAACCTGCGCATGTCCGGCGTCGAGCTCATCGGCTTCGACATGGACTACACGCTGGCCATCTACCACATGCGCCGGCTGGAGCAGTTGTCGTTCGACATGACGCTGGCCAAGCTCATCAGCGAGTACCACTACCCTTCCGTGGTGGGGCATCTGCTCTACGACCATCACTTCGTGATGCGCGGGCTGGCGGTGGACCGGCTGAACGGGAACATCTTGAAGATGGACCGGTTCGGCCACGTCGGCCGCGCCTACCACGGCCTGCGCCCGTTGAAGTCCGAGGTGTCTCGGGAGCTGTACCGCAACAAGCGCGTGCGGCTGCGCAACCCCCAGTTCGCATGGAACGACACGCTGTTCGCGCTGCCGGAGACGTGCCTGTTCGCGGGCATCATCGAACTCCTCGAGTCGCTGGGGCAGACCGTGGACTACGGCAAGCTCTACGACGACATCCGCGAGGCCATCGACACGGTGCACCGGGACAACTCGCTCAAGCGCGAGGTGCGCAAGGACCTGGGGCGCTATGTGTTCCTGGATCCAGAGCTCGGGCCCGCGCTGCACAAGCTTCGCTCGGGTGGCAAGCGGCTCTTCCTGCTGACGAACTCCGCGTGGGACTACACGGACGCAGTGATGAAGTACCTGCTGGACGGGCAGCTCGCGGAGTACCCCAGCTGGAGGAACTACTTCGACGTGGTGGTGACGGCCGCGGGCAAGCCGGGCTTCTTCACGGACGGGCGCCCGTTCCTGGAGCTGGACACGTCCACCGAGGAAGGCCGCTCCGTGGGGGAGGCCACGTCGCTGGATCGGGGGAAGGTGTACTCGGGCGGCAATCTGGCGCGCTTCGAGGAGCTCACCGGCTACCGGGGCGAGCACATCCTCTACGTGGGTGACCACATCTATGGCGACATCTTGAAGTCGAAGAAGTCGTCCCTGTGGCGCACGTGCATGGTGGTGCAGGAGATTGAAGATGAGATCACCTACACGGCCACGCGGCAGAACGAGATTGGCACGCTCACGCAGATGGAGATCCTCCGCGAGCGACTCGACGACGAGGTCAATCACCACAAGACACTGCTGAACGTGCTGGAGCGGAGGCTGGAGCGCGAGCCGCTGTCCTCCGCCGAGCGCGAATCCCTGGACGAACAGCGGCGGCAGTTGAAGTCCGAGCTGGACCGGATGCGCCGCGCGCTGAAGGAGGCGACCCACATCGCCGACACCCTCGAGGAGGACGTCGAGGAGGGCTTCAATCCGTACTGGGGCCTGCTCTTCAAGGAGGGCAGCGAGAACAGCCGCTTCGGCTACCAGGTGGAGCAGTACGCGTGCCTCTACACGAGCCGCGTGTCGAACTTCCTGCACCACTCACCCATGCAGTACTACCGCTCGCCGCGGGACCAGATGCCGCATGAGCAGGCCGGCGCGTTGTCCGCGCGGCTGTCCCCCATGGGCAGCGAGGGTCCGCCCAAGGGCGCGGGGAAGGACTGA
- a CDS encoding PEGA domain-containing protein → MAPGNGGVSTRRSEGLPPPSRLDRRINARLDPIVLRALEPNAARRFRSCAEFANALRNFLSASGGMPGVEDVRRFVNELFPNEVSMASLAAPAFKEPFSLEPISGAEMDNLGAEEPEASIVQRAPYSRALTEVEAGADTQEAAPGFDEYRPEEYEQTSVPTREPEPRAPQEDWAETTQSGGTAVLEQGWEAPPGAAPPKPRRQLVPQGGGVGQGGTRVAARNARMRVVEDFSTPMPPDDDEEFSVAGRRAAARAKRPPPPVEKGPPTVPDAFPALLARGSPRDDVAMPPPSEPSLPASKGATPNTTERKILRTQDRRVRMLAVAGVVALIGVSTLVITTSGAGDGAPEPEAAAVPEDAPVAPPPPMPIQPPPPRPKAIAEAAAPEPERVVEDVTDEPVAHVKAPPKSQRGFLSVTTNVPAKVYLDGVLISRSTPLKRYPLRIGQHQVRVVALATHEPQEAAVRIQRGKDYQLSVLDFRPLSRR, encoded by the coding sequence ATGGCGCCGGGCAATGGGGGGGTCTCCACGCGCCGCAGCGAGGGACTGCCACCGCCCAGCCGGTTGGATCGCCGCATCAACGCGCGGTTGGATCCGATTGTGCTGCGCGCGCTGGAGCCCAATGCCGCGCGCCGGTTCCGCTCGTGCGCGGAGTTCGCGAACGCGCTGCGGAACTTCCTCTCCGCCAGCGGTGGCATGCCGGGCGTGGAGGATGTGCGCCGCTTCGTCAACGAACTGTTCCCCAACGAAGTGAGCATGGCCAGCCTGGCGGCCCCCGCCTTCAAGGAGCCCTTCTCGTTGGAGCCCATCTCCGGCGCGGAGATGGACAACCTGGGCGCCGAGGAGCCCGAAGCCTCCATCGTCCAACGGGCCCCCTACAGCCGGGCGCTCACCGAGGTGGAGGCCGGCGCCGACACGCAGGAGGCCGCGCCGGGCTTCGACGAGTACCGCCCCGAGGAGTACGAGCAGACCTCTGTTCCCACCCGGGAGCCCGAGCCTCGCGCCCCCCAGGAGGATTGGGCGGAGACGACCCAGTCCGGGGGCACCGCGGTGCTCGAGCAGGGCTGGGAGGCACCACCGGGGGCGGCGCCGCCGAAGCCTCGCCGGCAGTTGGTGCCCCAAGGCGGAGGCGTGGGGCAGGGCGGCACCCGAGTCGCCGCGCGCAACGCGAGGATGCGGGTGGTGGAGGACTTCTCCACGCCCATGCCTCCGGACGACGACGAGGAGTTCTCCGTCGCGGGGCGTCGCGCGGCTGCTCGTGCGAAGCGTCCGCCGCCGCCCGTGGAGAAGGGGCCCCCGACGGTGCCCGACGCGTTCCCCGCCTTGTTGGCGCGCGGGAGCCCTCGCGATGACGTCGCGATGCCTCCGCCGTCGGAGCCCTCGCTACCGGCTTCCAAGGGCGCGACCCCGAACACCACCGAGCGGAAGATCCTCCGGACGCAAGACCGCCGCGTGCGGATGCTCGCGGTCGCCGGGGTGGTGGCGCTGATCGGGGTGTCGACGCTCGTCATCACCACCTCGGGCGCGGGGGATGGTGCGCCGGAGCCCGAGGCCGCCGCGGTGCCCGAGGACGCCCCCGTGGCTCCGCCTCCGCCCATGCCGATCCAGCCGCCCCCGCCTCGGCCGAAGGCCATCGCGGAAGCCGCGGCGCCCGAGCCGGAGCGCGTCGTCGAGGACGTGACGGACGAGCCCGTCGCGCACGTGAAGGCGCCGCCCAAGTCACAGCGGGGTTTCCTCTCCGTGACGACCAACGTGCCCGCGAAGGTGTATCTCGACGGAGTGCTCATCAGCCGCTCGACGCCCCTCAAGCGCTATCCGTTGCGCATCGGGCAGCATCAGGTCCGCGTGGTCGCGTTGGCGACGCACGAGCCGCAAGAGGCCGCCGTCCGCATCCAGCGCGGCAAGGACTACCAGTTGTCGGTGTTGGACTTCCGCCCCCTGTCTCGACGGTGA